In Actinoplanes derwentensis, the following proteins share a genomic window:
- a CDS encoding bifunctional helix-turn-helix transcriptional regulator/GNAT family N-acetyltransferase: MEVEQIERVRDFNRYYTQRLGVLTDRYLGQGRPFVQARLLFEIGDGGSLADLRARFDMDAGYLTRQLSELDDQGLVTVRDQAAELTDAGRHECAELEQRAAAGIAALLGELTAGQRERLVAAQDEIRRVLRAAAVTVEAVAPAAPAARECLARYAAELDALFPEGFAATTLTRPEDVTGTQLLALEDGRPVGCGMWIRLGPGVAEIRHLWVADETRGLGLGRKLLSRLEVDAANHGISIIRLGTHPLLTEALALYRSSGYADIGKYSDVPYNQLAFEKVLVSLGAAPVTGRADGTSRPPVASAFRRGAVESASRR, translated from the coding sequence GTGGAGGTCGAGCAGATAGAGCGGGTCCGTGATTTCAACCGCTACTACACCCAGCGCCTGGGCGTGCTCACCGACCGCTACCTCGGGCAGGGACGGCCGTTCGTGCAGGCCCGGCTGCTGTTCGAGATCGGCGACGGCGGCAGCCTGGCGGACCTGCGGGCCCGCTTCGACATGGACGCCGGTTACCTGACCCGTCAGCTCAGCGAACTCGACGACCAAGGCCTGGTCACCGTCCGCGACCAGGCGGCGGAACTGACCGACGCCGGCCGCCACGAATGCGCCGAACTCGAACAACGCGCCGCCGCCGGCATCGCGGCCCTGCTCGGCGAGCTGACCGCCGGGCAACGCGAACGCCTGGTCGCCGCACAGGACGAGATCCGCCGGGTCCTGCGCGCCGCCGCCGTCACCGTGGAAGCGGTCGCCCCGGCGGCACCGGCCGCCCGGGAGTGCCTGGCCCGGTACGCCGCCGAACTCGACGCCCTGTTCCCGGAAGGGTTCGCCGCGACCACCCTGACCCGGCCCGAAGACGTCACCGGCACCCAGCTGCTCGCCCTGGAGGACGGCCGCCCGGTCGGCTGCGGCATGTGGATCCGCCTCGGGCCCGGCGTCGCCGAGATCCGCCACCTGTGGGTCGCCGACGAAACCCGCGGCCTGGGACTGGGGCGCAAACTGCTGAGCCGCCTGGAAGTCGACGCCGCCAACCACGGCATCTCCATCATCCGGCTCGGCACCCACCCCCTGCTGACCGAGGCACTCGCCCTCTACCGCAGCAGCGGGTATGCCGACATCGGAAAGTACAGCGACGTACCGTACAACCAGTTGGCCTTTGAAAAGGTCCTGGTCAGTCTCGGGGCCGCACCCGTGACGGGTCGTGCGGACGGGACGAGTCGACCACCCGTGGCATCCGCATTTCGCCGAGGCGCAGTGGAGTCAGCGTCGCGTCGATAG
- a CDS encoding lysophospholipid acyltransferase family protein: MESSSVWRAPRLWRGLLVVSRLLVFPLARLEVSGGLPEKLRGGPVILAANHISPFDPVIVAAACHKAGIVPRFMATGGVFRAPVVGSLMRHCGHIRVDRNTTHVADALPAAARALAQGSAVLVYPEGRIGLDPWMWPERGKTGAARMAQMSGSPVLAVAQWGTHAVVPYAAPRGLVRALLRALVTRPVVRVRFADEPVVLSDERPLQATQLIMEAIDATLTPLRLGEMRMPRVVDSSRPHDPSRVRPRD, from the coding sequence ATGGAGAGTTCATCTGTCTGGCGGGCGCCCCGGTTGTGGCGGGGGCTGCTCGTCGTGTCGCGGTTGTTGGTGTTCCCGTTGGCGCGTCTGGAGGTTTCCGGCGGGTTGCCGGAGAAGTTGCGGGGTGGGCCGGTGATTCTGGCCGCCAATCACATCAGCCCGTTCGATCCGGTGATCGTGGCGGCGGCTTGTCACAAGGCGGGCATCGTGCCGCGGTTCATGGCGACCGGTGGGGTGTTCCGGGCGCCGGTGGTGGGTTCGTTGATGCGGCATTGCGGGCACATCCGGGTGGATCGCAACACCACGCACGTCGCCGACGCGCTGCCGGCCGCGGCGAGGGCGTTGGCGCAGGGTTCGGCGGTGTTGGTGTATCCGGAGGGCCGGATCGGGCTGGACCCGTGGATGTGGCCGGAGCGGGGCAAGACCGGTGCGGCGCGGATGGCGCAGATGTCGGGTTCGCCGGTGCTCGCGGTCGCGCAGTGGGGCACGCACGCGGTGGTTCCGTATGCGGCGCCGAGAGGTCTCGTCCGGGCGCTGTTGCGGGCGTTGGTGACGCGGCCGGTGGTGCGGGTGCGGTTCGCCGACGAGCCGGTGGTGTTGTCCGATGAGCGGCCGTTGCAGGCCACCCAGTTGATCATGGAGGCTATCGACGCGACGCTGACTCCACTGCGCCTCGGCGAAATGCGGATGCCACGGGTGGTCGACTCGTCCCGTCCGCACGACCCGTCACGGGTGCGGCCCCGAGACTGA
- a CDS encoding DMT family transporter produces the protein MAWLVLVISGVLETVWAIALDRSSGFTRPGPTAVFGAALLLSMAGLGYALRTIPVGTGYAVWVGIGAIGTALTGMIALNEPASLPRILCLLLVLTGVIGLKYFH, from the coding sequence ATGGCATGGCTCGTTCTCGTCATCTCCGGAGTGCTGGAAACCGTCTGGGCCATCGCCCTAGACCGCAGCTCCGGCTTCACCCGCCCCGGCCCCACCGCCGTCTTCGGCGCCGCCCTGCTCCTCAGTATGGCCGGCCTCGGTTACGCCCTGCGCACCATCCCGGTCGGCACCGGTTACGCCGTCTGGGTCGGCATCGGCGCCATCGGCACCGCCCTGACCGGCATGATCGCCCTCAACGAACCGGCCAGCCTGCCCCGCATCCTGTGCCTGCTGCTGGTCCTGACCGGCGTCATCGGCCTCAAATACTTCCACTGA
- a CDS encoding VOC family protein: protein MRVRWVTGFLDSPSRMAEPFWTAVTGWELSPRRGGGVFATLVPDVGDACLRVQVVGDGPARAHLDLHVDDLGAVLPVGASVVRTEDGLVVLRSPAGIVFCLVGWAGEVVRPVPSGFGSVVDQVCLDVPARWYERECAFWAELTGWDLVASDLPEFSFLRRPAGMGIRLLLQRTGGDTAGVHVDLASVDVDAEVRRHVGLGASVVRRVPGDWTTLRDPVGREYCVTGRDPYSS from the coding sequence ATGCGGGTGCGGTGGGTGACGGGTTTTCTGGATTCGCCGTCGCGGATGGCTGAGCCGTTCTGGACGGCGGTGACCGGCTGGGAGTTGTCGCCGCGGCGTGGTGGTGGGGTGTTCGCGACGTTGGTGCCGGATGTCGGGGATGCGTGTCTGCGGGTGCAGGTGGTCGGGGACGGGCCGGCGCGGGCGCATCTGGATCTGCATGTCGACGACTTGGGCGCGGTGTTGCCGGTGGGGGCGTCGGTGGTGCGTACTGAGGATGGTCTGGTGGTGTTGCGCTCCCCCGCCGGGATCGTGTTCTGTTTGGTCGGGTGGGCGGGTGAGGTGGTGCGGCCGGTGCCGTCGGGGTTCGGCAGTGTGGTGGATCAGGTGTGTCTGGACGTTCCGGCGCGTTGGTACGAGCGGGAGTGTGCGTTCTGGGCGGAGCTGACCGGGTGGGATCTGGTGGCTTCGGATCTGCCGGAGTTCTCGTTTCTGCGGCGGCCGGCGGGGATGGGGATCCGGTTGTTGTTGCAGCGCACCGGTGGCGATACGGCGGGGGTGCATGTGGATTTGGCGTCGGTGGATGTGGATGCCGAGGTCAGGCGGCATGTGGGGTTGGGTGCGTCGGTGGTGCGGCGGGTGCCGGGTGATTGGACGACGTTGCGGGATCCGGTGGGGCGGGAGTATTGCGTGACTGGTCGTGATCCGTACTCGTCATGA
- a CDS encoding metallophosphoesterase family protein, translating into MRIAVISDVHGNLPALDAVVVAIEAERVDLTVNCGDLLSGYVQPAETADRLIGLGLPTVAGNHERQVLTFGPDRIGMADRVTRELLTERHLEWLRSLPATVSPVPGVLAFHGSPTDDLQYLMHTVDAAGAREASLDEVVRRLGDAVVGGFSLLLCGHTHLPGALRLPGGALLVNPGSVGWPAYDDDEPFPHRMEAGSPHARFAVVDDVSGVWEVSFRQVEYPWERAAGFAEGFGRADVAAALRTGRVA; encoded by the coding sequence ATGCGAATCGCGGTCATCTCTGATGTTCATGGGAATCTGCCGGCGCTGGATGCCGTGGTGGTGGCGATCGAGGCTGAGCGGGTGGATCTGACGGTCAACTGTGGGGATCTGTTGTCCGGTTATGTTCAGCCAGCGGAGACTGCGGACCGGTTGATCGGGTTGGGTCTGCCGACGGTGGCGGGTAATCATGAGCGGCAGGTGCTGACGTTCGGGCCGGATCGGATCGGGATGGCCGATCGGGTGACCAGGGAGTTGTTGACCGAGCGGCATCTGGAGTGGCTGCGGTCGTTGCCGGCCACCGTGTCGCCGGTGCCGGGGGTGCTGGCGTTTCACGGTTCGCCCACTGATGACCTGCAGTATCTGATGCACACGGTGGATGCGGCGGGGGCGCGGGAGGCGAGTCTGGACGAGGTGGTGCGGCGGTTGGGTGACGCTGTGGTGGGCGGGTTCTCGTTGTTGCTCTGTGGGCACACGCATCTGCCGGGGGCGTTGCGGTTGCCGGGTGGGGCGCTGCTGGTGAATCCGGGCAGTGTGGGGTGGCCTGCCTATGACGATGACGAGCCGTTTCCGCATCGGATGGAGGCAGGTTCGCCGCATGCGCGTTTTGCGGTTGTCGACGATGTGTCCGGGGTGTGGGAGGTGTCGTTTCGGCAGGTGGAGTATCCGTGGGAGCGGGCTGCCGGGTTCGCTGAGGGTTTCGGGCGTGCGGATGTGGCGGCGGCGTTGCGGACGGGGCGGGTGGCGTGA
- a CDS encoding DUF998 domain-containing protein has translation MATPLFLVLNVVVGSVWRDPGFSWALNNVSDLGKVSCGVSGGRQVCSPWHAVMNAGFVVTALLLLAAALLLTRFTWAGNRTCFWMSVFAVVGLGVAGVFPADVNENAHVQVAVWWRRCCI, from the coding sequence GTGGCTACTCCCCTGTTTCTGGTTCTCAATGTGGTGGTCGGGTCGGTGTGGCGGGATCCGGGGTTCAGTTGGGCGCTCAACAACGTCAGTGATCTGGGCAAGGTGAGCTGCGGGGTGTCGGGTGGCCGGCAGGTGTGTTCGCCGTGGCATGCGGTGATGAATGCCGGGTTCGTGGTGACGGCGTTGTTGTTGCTGGCGGCGGCGTTGTTGTTGACGCGGTTCACGTGGGCGGGGAACCGTACCTGCTTCTGGATGTCGGTGTTTGCGGTGGTGGGGTTGGGGGTTGCCGGGGTTTTTCCGGCTGATGTGAATGAGAACGCGCATGTGCAGGTTGCGGTGTGGTGGCGACGGTGCTGCATCTGA
- a CDS encoding alpha/beta fold hydrolase: MLTRFVHSGPVRLWTQHLGHPTDPTILLVMGTATQGIGWPDELMRTLADNGRHVIRFDHRDTGRSDTVDFTTHPYTLADMAADTTAVLDGHAIPAAHIAGISLGATIGQWLAVHHAARVHTLTTIAASPMGNNPGPAWTRALTGQPAAPDELPPPTARFLNHLTASAQTPRTTHQQRIDADVQTWRVLNGDTLPFDEPAARQFVEHSYTRATDLTAATNHDRAGRHWDDNRRAPLSAITAPTLVLHGSADPLFPQHTAKPWQHRSRQPD, encoded by the coding sequence ATGCTCACCAGATTCGTTCACTCCGGACCGGTCCGGCTATGGACACAACACCTCGGCCACCCCACCGACCCCACCATCTTGCTGGTCATGGGCACCGCCACCCAGGGAATCGGCTGGCCCGACGAACTGATGCGGACACTCGCCGACAACGGCCGCCACGTGATCCGATTCGACCACCGCGACACCGGCCGATCCGACACCGTCGACTTCACCACCCACCCGTACACACTCGCCGACATGGCCGCCGACACCACCGCCGTACTCGACGGCCACGCCATCCCGGCCGCCCACATCGCCGGAATCTCACTGGGCGCCACCATCGGACAATGGCTCGCCGTGCACCACGCAGCCCGCGTCCACACCCTGACCACCATCGCGGCGTCGCCCATGGGCAACAACCCCGGACCGGCATGGACCCGAGCCCTCACCGGCCAGCCAGCCGCACCCGACGAACTCCCACCCCCGACCGCCCGGTTCCTCAACCACCTGACGGCCTCAGCACAGACCCCCCGCACCACCCACCAGCAGCGCATCGACGCCGACGTCCAAACCTGGCGAGTACTCAACGGCGACACCCTGCCCTTCGACGAACCAGCCGCCCGCCAGTTCGTCGAACACTCCTACACCCGAGCCACCGACCTCACCGCCGCCACCAACCACGACCGCGCCGGCCGACACTGGGACGACAACCGCCGAGCCCCTCTATCCGCCATCACCGCACCGACGCTGGTCCTGCACGGCAGCGCCGACCCACTGTTCCCCCAGCACACGGCGAAGCCCTGGCAGCACAGATCCCGGCAGCCCGACTGA
- a CDS encoding DUF6086 family protein has protein sequence MGGGVSQFFEDAAGVTLWNPANRVAGLFMRTTEAVGGLVSLPSGVGAMVSDECVIDVDVFVVFVEALVREYRSSGHPVFRSLLEGWLATAVVMVWRAGRELPALDDRLAESARAQAAGMPV, from the coding sequence GTGGGTGGTGGGGTGAGTCAGTTCTTCGAGGACGCTGCTGGGGTGACGCTGTGGAATCCGGCGAATCGGGTGGCTGGCTTGTTCATGCGTACGACGGAGGCGGTGGGGGGTTTGGTGTCCTTGCCGTCGGGGGTCGGTGCGATGGTGTCCGACGAGTGTGTGATCGACGTGGACGTGTTCGTGGTGTTCGTGGAGGCGCTGGTGCGGGAGTACCGGTCGTCGGGGCATCCGGTGTTTCGGTCGCTCTTGGAGGGGTGGCTGGCGACTGCGGTCGTGATGGTGTGGCGTGCCGGTCGCGAGTTGCCGGCGCTGGACGATCGGTTGGCGGAGTCGGCGCGGGCCCAGGCGGCGGGGATGCCGGTGTAG
- a CDS encoding GNAT family N-acetyltransferase, whose translation MLTLTSPTTALHTQWLAARDDWGRGVHQPGSGLRPGDDIDSPAGFADWVARLHREGDENLPPATGLVHAGYWWITDQGGAVLGTISLRYALTDFLLQAAGHIGYGIRPSARGHGIAGWALTETLKIARQRALTPILITCDQGNAASARVIEKHGGTLEDVRDTSVGLKRRYWITLSPGEWQP comes from the coding sequence ATGCTCACCCTGACCAGCCCGACGACAGCCCTGCACACCCAATGGCTGGCCGCCCGCGACGACTGGGGTCGAGGCGTCCACCAGCCCGGCAGCGGCCTACGGCCCGGTGACGACATCGACTCACCGGCCGGCTTCGCCGACTGGGTGGCACGCCTGCACCGAGAAGGCGACGAGAACCTGCCACCCGCGACAGGTTTGGTGCACGCCGGCTACTGGTGGATCACCGACCAGGGCGGCGCCGTCCTCGGCACGATCTCCTTGCGGTACGCCCTCACCGACTTCCTCCTGCAGGCAGCCGGCCACATCGGCTACGGCATCCGCCCCTCAGCCCGAGGTCACGGCATAGCCGGCTGGGCACTCACCGAGACCCTGAAGATCGCCCGGCAACGAGCCCTCACCCCGATCCTGATCACTTGCGACCAGGGCAACGCCGCATCCGCACGGGTGATCGAAAAGCACGGCGGAACCCTGGAGGACGTCCGAGACACCTCCGTCGGCCTCAAACGCCGGTACTGGATCACCCTGAGCCCAGGGGAGTGGCAACCATGA
- the coaD gene encoding pantetheine-phosphate adenylyltransferase, translated as MSPGSQNAWAVYPGTFDPFTVGHRDLVDRARRLFEHVTVLVAVNGEKQPAKAGAERALDIRTSLPAHWENVTVAAWNGLTVAYCQQHGAGVIIRGVRNATDAAHEYQLAAMNEALGVSTLFMPTRPELAMISSTVVRATAAQPARAPRYFPGR; from the coding sequence ATGTCTCCCGGTTCTCAAAACGCGTGGGCTGTCTATCCCGGTACGTTCGACCCCTTCACGGTTGGTCATCGAGATCTTGTCGACAGAGCGCGCCGCTTGTTCGAACACGTGACGGTTCTGGTAGCGGTCAACGGTGAGAAACAGCCCGCCAAGGCCGGTGCGGAACGCGCTCTGGACATCCGTACCAGCCTCCCAGCGCACTGGGAGAACGTGACAGTCGCAGCCTGGAACGGACTGACGGTGGCCTACTGCCAGCAACATGGAGCCGGAGTGATCATCCGCGGCGTGCGGAACGCCACCGACGCAGCGCACGAGTACCAGCTGGCGGCCATGAACGAGGCGCTCGGCGTCTCGACCCTCTTCATGCCGACCCGGCCGGAACTGGCGATGATCTCTTCCACCGTGGTCCGCGCGACTGCGGCTCAACCCGCGCGAGCGCCACGATATTTTCCAGGTCGATAA
- a CDS encoding DinB family protein, translating to MIDDVAKDFLHGRLKAVRETLVWKLDALSEYHIRRPLTATGTNLLGLVKHMATLEAWYFGEIFGRPFPEPLGRWQDADGSDLWVAPDETHEQIIGFYQRAWKHADATIGELPIEAPGQVPWWPQPDVTLFGVMIHVLQETTRHAGHADILREQLDGRTGLRADHEQEFDPVAREAHRAKIELAAQVAAGDSGHAGQKGQRGLLGEGVPDPFQS from the coding sequence ATGATTGATGATGTCGCGAAGGACTTCCTGCACGGCCGGCTCAAGGCGGTCCGTGAGACGCTGGTCTGGAAGCTCGACGCTCTGTCCGAATACCACATTCGGCGCCCCTTGACGGCTACGGGGACCAATCTCCTCGGCCTGGTGAAGCATATGGCGACCTTGGAGGCCTGGTATTTCGGGGAGATCTTCGGTCGCCCGTTCCCGGAGCCGCTGGGGCGATGGCAGGACGCGGACGGTAGCGACCTGTGGGTGGCCCCGGACGAGACCCACGAACAGATCATCGGCTTCTATCAGCGCGCCTGGAAGCATGCGGACGCAACGATCGGAGAGCTTCCCATCGAGGCGCCTGGCCAGGTGCCGTGGTGGCCACAGCCCGACGTCACGCTGTTCGGCGTCATGATCCACGTCCTTCAGGAGACTACCCGGCATGCCGGCCACGCTGACATCCTGCGTGAGCAGCTCGACGGCCGGACCGGGCTGAGGGCTGACCACGAGCAAGAGTTCGACCCGGTGGCCCGCGAGGCCCACCGGGCGAAGATCGAACTGGCCGCGCAGGTAGCGGCTGGAGATTCGGGCCATGCCGGCCAGAAGGGACAGCGGGGACTTCTCGGGGAGGGCGTCCCGGACCCCTTCCAGAGCTAA
- a CDS encoding tyrosine-type recombinase/integrase, which yields MQHVSIAELIDEFLAARATRKPSVHTLDAYRRDLRLVLAQLEPAPLTVSDLSPRVLRSAFARFAGPRSPASVSRAWSSWNAFFTFLVTEQVIPGNPMSAVDKPKPTVLIPKPLRGEDTPEELLRAVSRVDETQRDPWPERDVAVLALALCAGLRLSEMLALRVGSISGRPGERRVEVAGKGGRPRMVPIESGLDAAVVRYVESRRSRFGRVRATAPLLVDRQGEALRRGGLQYLVSSCFRRAGVGDRVPRGAQLHALRHTFATRLAEDGANASEIMRLLGHASLATSQSYIEVTAEQQRAAVQANRTNRVLSELG from the coding sequence ATGCAGCATGTGTCAATCGCTGAGTTGATCGACGAGTTCCTGGCGGCTCGGGCCACCCGTAAACCCTCGGTGCACACGCTCGACGCGTACCGCCGCGATCTCCGCCTGGTGCTGGCGCAACTGGAACCCGCGCCGCTCACCGTGAGTGACCTCTCCCCTCGCGTATTGCGGTCCGCGTTTGCGCGGTTCGCCGGCCCTCGCTCCCCCGCGAGCGTGTCGCGGGCCTGGTCGTCGTGGAACGCGTTCTTCACGTTTCTCGTCACCGAACAGGTGATTCCGGGTAATCCGATGTCGGCGGTGGACAAGCCGAAGCCGACGGTGCTGATTCCGAAGCCGCTGCGGGGTGAGGACACGCCCGAGGAGCTGTTACGGGCGGTGAGCCGTGTGGACGAGACGCAGCGTGATCCCTGGCCGGAGCGGGATGTGGCGGTGCTGGCGCTGGCGTTGTGTGCGGGGTTGCGGTTGTCGGAGATGCTGGCGCTGCGGGTGGGGTCGATCAGCGGGCGGCCGGGTGAGCGGCGGGTGGAGGTGGCCGGTAAGGGTGGGCGGCCGCGGATGGTGCCGATCGAGAGCGGTCTGGATGCGGCGGTGGTGCGGTATGTGGAGTCGCGGCGGTCGCGGTTCGGGCGGGTGAGGGCGACCGCTCCCCTGCTGGTGGATCGGCAGGGTGAGGCGTTGCGGCGGGGTGGTCTGCAGTATCTGGTGAGTTCGTGTTTCCGGCGTGCGGGTGTGGGCGATCGGGTGCCGCGGGGTGCCCAGTTGCACGCTTTGCGGCATACGTTCGCGACGCGGCTGGCGGAGGACGGGGCGAACGCGTCGGAGATCATGCGGTTGCTGGGGCACGCGTCGCTGGCGACGTCGCAGTCGTACATCGAGGTGACGGCGGAGCAGCAGCGCGCGGCGGTTCAGGCTAATCGGACGAATCGGGTGCTGAGCGAGCTGGGGTGA
- a CDS encoding phosphotransferase has product MIESEVEVSEDLVRDLLQEQHPDLADRSIREVAGGWGNQMWRLGDDLAVRMQRMDTSPDLQLKERRWLPLLAPRLPLPIPTPVRDGTPSRRFPKMWTVMTWVGGTPLDHATITRGDHAADVLAAFLTALHVEAPADAPGASDFGTHPKDCGDGFERLLGAVDLGGFGFDEAGIRAVWNDAAATPEWPGPRVWVHGDLHPANVVVADGTLAGIVDFGALFAGDPAWDLGAAWLLLPAGGASRFFDSYGRADETTLRRARGLAAMKSLFLMLMGQNGDRGQPGGKPNWGPAGQSALERVLKGL; this is encoded by the coding sequence GTGATCGAGTCCGAAGTTGAGGTCAGCGAAGATCTGGTCCGCGACCTGCTGCAGGAACAGCATCCGGACCTGGCCGATCGGTCCATTCGTGAGGTGGCGGGTGGCTGGGGAAACCAGATGTGGCGCCTCGGCGACGACCTGGCCGTCCGAATGCAGCGGATGGACACCAGCCCCGATCTGCAGCTCAAGGAACGCCGCTGGCTACCACTGCTGGCCCCACGCCTGCCGCTTCCGATCCCCACTCCAGTACGCGACGGCACGCCGTCGCGGCGCTTCCCCAAGATGTGGACGGTCATGACGTGGGTGGGCGGCACGCCCCTGGATCACGCGACGATCACCCGTGGCGACCACGCGGCCGACGTGCTGGCGGCGTTCCTCACCGCCCTGCACGTGGAGGCACCCGCCGACGCGCCGGGCGCCTCGGACTTCGGCACCCACCCCAAGGACTGCGGGGACGGGTTCGAGCGCCTGCTGGGAGCCGTGGATCTCGGCGGCTTCGGCTTCGACGAGGCCGGCATCCGGGCCGTGTGGAACGACGCGGCAGCGACCCCCGAATGGCCGGGACCACGGGTATGGGTACACGGTGACCTGCATCCCGCCAACGTCGTAGTCGCCGACGGCACACTGGCGGGCATCGTCGACTTCGGCGCCCTCTTCGCCGGCGACCCGGCATGGGACCTCGGGGCCGCCTGGCTGCTGTTACCCGCAGGAGGCGCTTCCCGGTTCTTCGACAGCTACGGCCGGGCGGACGAGACGACACTCCGACGGGCGCGCGGGCTGGCCGCGATGAAGAGCCTGTTCCTGATGCTGATGGGCCAGAACGGGGACCGCGGCCAGCCCGGCGGCAAACCGAACTGGGGACCCGCCGGCCAGTCGGCACTGGAACGAGTCCTGAAGGGCCTTTGA